The genomic interval GACCGTCGACCACCACGCCGTCCACATCCGCAAGGCGCACGAGGGCGAGGCGCAGAACCTGCACGGTGACGCGATCATCGACGTCCGCACCGACGCCTTCGACGTACAACTCATGTACTACCCGCAGGACGTGACGCTCGAGATGGGCGGCACGCTCAGCGTGCCCGGCAGCCACCTGCGCCGGACCAACGAGTCCGACACCGGCCGCTACCAGAACCTGCTCGGCCAGACCCGGTTGGTCTGCCCGGCCGGCACCGTCCAGCTCCTGCACCACGGCATCTGGCACGGCGGTCGCAAGAACGACAGCGACCTGGATCGCTACATGTTCAAGATCCGGTTCAACCCGACCGTCCGCCAGGTCCGGCTCTGGAACACCGACGACCTGTACGACGACGCGGTCGCGGCTGAACTGGAGCAGAACTTCCCCTGGTACGAGAACGCCACCGGCCGGCTGGAGAAGTACAACCGCATCATGCTGTGGCGCGCGATCAGCGGCGACGACACCTACGACCCGAACTACTGGGTCACCCGGGTCTCGAACCGGCCGCAGCGCGTGGTGAGCGACCGCGCCAACAACCCGCACGCCAAGGGCAAGAAGGAGATGGTATGACCGCCACCGCAGAGACCCCGCTGCAGACCGGACTTCGCCAGCAGGTGCTGGTCCTCTACCTGGCCTCCTCGGCGCTGGACGCGCGCGTGGTCGGCTGGTCGACGTACGACGGCACCGGCGAGACGCACCCCACCACGGGTGACAGCGACGAGCCGCCGTACACGACCGGACTGGACGCGCTCAAGGACGGCTGGCGCCTGTTCCAGGCGTCGCAGCTGAACCCGCCGTACCCGGGTCACGAGTACGACGTGTCGTTCCTCAAGCACGAGTTCTTCTTCGAGAAGCTCGTCTAGGTCACACCGGCAGGATGCAGACCGGCTTCGGCCAGCTGACCGGCTCACCCTGAGCGGTCAGCCGGCCGTCGTCGGCGATGCTGAAGGTCGCGATCTGGTCCGAGCGCTCGTTGGCGGCGTACAGGGTCTGTCCGTCGTTGCTGAAGGCAAGGTGCCGCGGCCAGTCGCCGCCGGAGCCGATGGTCTGCACCAGCTCGACGGACAGACCGTCCGCGGCCGTCGCGAAGACCGCGATGGTGTTGTCGCCGCGGTTCGAGCCGTACAGGAACCGGCCGTCGGCGGAGATCAGCAGCTCGGCCGGGAAGTTCTCCCCCGGCGAGTCGGCCGGACGGGTCGAGGCGGTCTGCACGGTCTGCAGCTTCCCGTCCGCGTAACTGCAGACGGTCAGCGTCGAGTCGAGCTCGTTGATCACGTACGCCGCGCCCGCGGTCGGGTGGAACACCAGGTGCCGCGGCCCCGCGCCCGGGTGGACGTGCAGCCGGTCGACCTCCTCCAGCTGCCCGTCCTCAGTCAGTGTCGACGAGTAGACGGTGTCGGACCCGAGGTCGACGTCGAACACATACGCGCCCGCCGGGTCGAACGCGATCTGGTGCGCGTGCGGCCCCTCCTGGCGCTCGGTGTTCGGTCCGGTCCCGGAGCGCTGGACGAAGTACGCCGTCTCGCCGAGCGAACCGTCCTCGTCGATCGGGTGCACGGCGACCGACCCCGACGTGTAGTTGGCCGACAGCACGAACCGGCCGGACGGGTCGATGTCCAGGTGGCACGGGTGCACACCGCCGGTCGGCTGCTGGTTGAGCAGCTTGAGCCCACCGTCCGGCTGGATCGCGAACGCCGCGATCCGGCCGCTGTCCTCCTCGTCGGTCGAGTACAGGAACCGCCCGTCCGCGGACCTGACCAGGAACGACGGGTCGGCGATCGTCGCCACCGTCTCGATCGAGCCCAGCGGGCCGAACGCGATCCCGTCCCCACCGCCGGCCTGACTGGTGTAGCTCCCGACATAGATCCGCTCAGAGGTCATGGCCATACCCTGCCATCTCAACCGTCCCCAGGCATCCCGAGGTCCACACCGCAAGCGAAACCGGCCTCGCCTAGCCTGAGGAGCATGGATACCACGGCTTTGCTGGAGCGGATCGGGGTCAGCGGGTACGACGGGCCGCCGCGACTGGAGGGGTTGACGCGGTTGCACGAGGCGTTCGTCGACCAGGTGCCGTACGAATCCGTGCAGTACCAGCTCACGCCGGGCGGACCGCTGGAGCCGGAGGACGTGGCGAAGCGGATGATCGCGCGGGAGGCCGGCGGCTACTGCTTCCAGCTGAACGGGAGCTTCGCGCTGCTGTTGCGCCGGCTCGGTTACCAGGTGGAGATGCACCGAGGCGGCGTACAGACGGCCAACCGGCCCGGCGGCGTCGACGCCAGCCACATGGTCCTCACCGTCAGCGGGCTGATCGAGGATCCGGATCGCGTTTGGCTGGTCGACGTGGGTCTCGGCGATGGTCTGCGCCAGCCCATGCCGCTCGAGGCCGGAGAGGTCTATCAGCACCCGTTCACGCTGGGCCTCAGGACGTCGGACCTGACCGACGGCTGGCGGCTCGACCACGATCCGCGGGCGAACCTGATCGGCATGGACTTCGAGTCGGCGCCCGTCGGCCTGGACGCGTTCGCCGCGCAGCACGCCCGCCTGTCCACCGAACCCACGTCCCCGTTCGTCCGGCTCGCCTCGGCGTTCCGCCGTACGCCGAAGTCCGTCGTCGTACTGCGCTCCGTCGGCCTGAGCGAGACTTTCGCCGACCGCATCGACAACACCCTGCTCGAGACCCCGAGCGACTACTTCACCGCGCTGGCTGACGTCTTCTGGCTCCCGCTCCCCCACTACTCGCAGGCCGACCGCGACCAGCTCTGGCGCCGGGTGTGGTCGCAGTACGAGGACTTCCTGGCGCGGACTACTTCGACGTGAAGCTCACGATGACCGTGTCGCCTTCGGCGTAGGTCAGGGTGGCGATGTGCAGTGGGCCGTCCTGGCTGCTCCAGCTGACCGCGGCGATGCCGCCGGCCACGCCTCCGGCGCTGCCACCGCCGCTGCGGCTGACGTCGCTGCCGTTGCGGCTCAAGGAGATGTATCCGTGGGAGTCGGTGAGCTTGAGCGTGGCGGCTGCCGCGGTGGCGGTGAACTTGTCCCCGCTGAGGTTGAGGGCGGCCTTCTTGCGGATCAACACCTCGCAGGTGCCGTCATTGCAGGCCTTGTAGTTCTGGCCGTCCTTCGCGGCCGGCACCACCGGCTGACTCGGAGTCGACGGCTGCATCGGGGTCGGCGGCTTGGGCGTGCCCGGCGTTTGTGACGGGACGATCATCGGCGAGCCGACCGGTTTCGTACTCCGCGGCTGCTCCGAGCTGCCACAGGCGACCAGAGTTGCCAGCAACGCGGCTGCGACGAGTCCTCGAGTGATCACGCGGTACACGCTAGCCATCGGCGAGATCGCCTCCCCGGCGATGGCCGGAAGCTGTCAGGTCGCGAGTGCGAACAGGACGCTCGGGAGGACCGACAGTACGGCGGCGACCGCGGCGAACAGCGAGATCATGGCGACGGCCGGGGTCTCGATGTCCACCGAGAACGGGTCGTCGGCGGGGAGCCGGAAGAGCTCGGCCACCCAGCGGAGGTAGACGGCGAGGCCGATCATCACGTTGATGGCCATGACGATCGCCAGCCAGCCCAGGTGGGCGTCGATGACGGCCTGGAACGCGGCGAACTTGGTGAACAGGCCCGCGAGCCCCGGCGGCAGGCCGGCCAGGACGACGAGGAAGAAGATCAGCGCCGCGGCGAGACCGGGCTCGGAGCGGACCATGCCGCGGTAGTCGGTCAGGAGCCCGCCGCGGCGGTGACGCTGGACGACGGCAACGGCTCCGAAGGCGCCGAGCGTGACCACGACGTACGCCGCCAGGTACCCGACGACGGCCTGGGCGTCGCCGACGGCCAACGGCGCGAGCAGGAAGCCGACCTGGCCGATCGACGACCAGGCGAGCAGCCGGACCGCCTCGACCTGACGCAGCGCGGCTACGTTGCCGACGGTCATCGTCACGGCCGCGAGGATCGCGATCACGGTCCGCAGGTCCGATCCGTCCGGCGCGATCCCGGCCGTCACCAGCACAAGCAGTCCGGCGACCCCGGCCGACTTCGAGACGACCGCGAGGAAGGTGGTGACCTCCACCGGCGCACCGACGTACGTGTCCGGTAGCCAGCCGTGGAAGGGCACCGCCGCGATCTTGAACGCGAACCCGACGATGACGAAGAGCCCGGCCGCGAACGCTACCCGCCCGAGGTCGGGGGCGAGACCGGTCAGCCGGTTCGCGATCGTGGTCAGGTACAGCGAGCCGGTCACGCCGTACAGGTAGGACACCCCGAACAGCATCACCGCGGTCGACAGCACGGACACCAGGAACGCCTTCATCGCGCCCTCGGAGCCACGCCGGTCGCGCCGCAGTCCGACCATCGCGAAGCTCGGCAAGGACACCACCTCGAGCGCGATCACCAGCGTCGCGAGATCGCGCGCACCCGCCAGCACGGTCGCGCCGGTCAGCGCACTCAGCAGCAGGAAGTGGTACTCCCCGATCGGAACATCCGAGGCCAGCAAGCGGTACGTCGACAGGCCGACGACGCCGAGCCCGCCGACCAGCAGCACCGCCCACAATCCGGCCGTCAACGGCTCGAACACGAAACTGCACTCCGCCGGCCCTTCGACCGCGGGCCGGCAGAACGCGGGCTTGAAGCCGCCGCGCTGAGCCCACACGAAAACGAGCCCGAACAGGATCACCGCGCTGGTCAGCAACGTGACAACGGTATGCCGGAGCTCGGCCGACGCGCTCTTCCAGAAGCTGTCGATCAGCAGCACGGCAACCGCACCGATCGCCAGCACCAACGGTACGGCGATCGCCTGCCAATCGGTCCACGTGAGCGTCATAGGAAGGTCCATTGGTTGAGCAACGTGAACGGCCACAACCCGAGCACGACGGTCAGTGCGATCAGCGGCGCGAACGTGATCAGCTCGATCCGGCTCAGGTCGACCGCGAACGCGGTGGCCGGATGCTCGGCCGGATCACCCTGACAGAGCTCGCGGATCAACCGGAGGAAGTACGCGGCGGTCAGTACGGCGCCCAGCCCGGCGATCACCATCAGCACGACGAAGGTGGCCCGTGGCAACCAATCGGCCGGGTGGTAGGCGCCGAGCAAGACCAGCATCTCGCCCCAGAACCCGGCCAGGCCGGGTAGCCCGAGCGACGCCAGGCACGCATAGGTGAGCAGCCCGCCGATCCGCGGCAGCCGCGCGTAGAGCGCCCGGCCGATCGCCCGCAGGTCGCTGGTGTCGTGCCGGTCCTTGATCGCCCCGGCCAGGAAGAAAAGCAGGCCGGTGATGATGCCGTGGGCAAGGTTCGCGTACAGGGCGCCGTTCAGGCCTTCCGGGGACATCGTCGCGATCCCGAGCCCGATGAAGCCCATGTGCCCGACGCTCGAGTACGCGATCAGCCGCTTGACGTCGGTCTGCGCGAGACAGGCCAGCGATCCGGCGATGATCGCGACCACCGAGAAGCCGGCCAGATACGGCGCGATGGTGGCCGTGGCGTCCGGCAGGACCGGCAGCAGGATCCGGATCATCCCGTAGCTGCCGAGCTTCAGCAGGACACCGGCCAGCAGCACCGACCCGACCGTCGGCGCCTTGGCGTGGGCGTCGGGCAACCAGATGTGCAGCGGCCAGAGCGGCATCTTCACCGCGAGCCCGACGGCGATCAGTACGGCGGCGGCCAGCGGAACCCCGTGCCCGCCCTTGATCGGATGCTGCCCGAGGAACACCAGGTCGAACGTCCCCGCGTGCCGATGGATGAGCAGGAAGCCCA from Kribbella sp. NBC_00709 carries:
- a CDS encoding complex I subunit 4 family protein; translated protein: MSQSLLIALIAVPALTAVVLWALPVVIGDRVAALVGTIVSGVLLVASFVLWWDMRRPHCPCTYTLGLSAGPQPRTLPGKLTPYVDINAPWIPSLDVRFHLAVDTISIPLIALTTLLVFLCCVYSLKITPRIGRTRSLIALLLVIETGVIGTFAASDLVLFFVFFEIVLIPMWLVIDIWGDDHDRAGRRRAATTFVLMTVFGSALMLLGFLLIHRHAGTFDLVFLGQHPIKGGHGVPLAAAVLIAVGLAVKMPLWPLHIWLPDAHAKAPTVGSVLLAGVLLKLGSYGMIRILLPVLPDATATIAPYLAGFSVVAIIAGSLACLAQTDVKRLIAYSSVGHMGFIGLGIATMSPEGLNGALYANLAHGIITGLLFFLAGAIKDRHDTSDLRAIGRALYARLPRIGGLLTYACLASLGLPGLAGFWGEMLVLLGAYHPADWLPRATFVVLMVIAGLGAVLTAAYFLRLIRELCQGDPAEHPATAFAVDLSRIELITFAPLIALTVVLGLWPFTLLNQWTFL
- a CDS encoding lactonase family protein — its product is MTSERIYVGSYTSQAGGGDGIAFGPLGSIETVATIADPSFLVRSADGRFLYSTDEEDSGRIAAFAIQPDGGLKLLNQQPTGGVHPCHLDIDPSGRFVLSANYTSGSVAVHPIDEDGSLGETAYFVQRSGTGPNTERQEGPHAHQIAFDPAGAYVFDVDLGSDTVYSSTLTEDGQLEEVDRLHVHPGAGPRHLVFHPTAGAAYVINELDSTLTVCSYADGKLQTVQTASTRPADSPGENFPAELLISADGRFLYGSNRGDNTIAVFATAADGLSVELVQTIGSGGDWPRHLAFSNDGQTLYAANERSDQIATFSIADDGRLTAQGEPVSWPKPVCILPV
- a CDS encoding phytanoyl-CoA dioxygenase family protein, with the protein product MPHPHRKHLLTSVQMAHFVATGALRMDAVVPDDMNQQAIEVLKNGIPGVPYGTPLSEAFGDSEFVERLVQLPEVAGAIHSLVGPEPTVDHHAVHIRKAHEGEAQNLHGDAIIDVRTDAFDVQLMYYPQDVTLEMGGTLSVPGSHLRRTNESDTGRYQNLLGQTRLVCPAGTVQLLHHGIWHGGRKNDSDLDRYMFKIRFNPTVRQVRLWNTDDLYDDAVAAELEQNFPWYENATGRLEKYNRIMLWRAISGDDTYDPNYWVTRVSNRPQRVVSDRANNPHAKGKKEMV
- a CDS encoding NADH-quinone oxidoreductase subunit N; the protein is MTLTWTDWQAIAVPLVLAIGAVAVLLIDSFWKSASAELRHTVVTLLTSAVILFGLVFVWAQRGGFKPAFCRPAVEGPAECSFVFEPLTAGLWAVLLVGGLGVVGLSTYRLLASDVPIGEYHFLLLSALTGATVLAGARDLATLVIALEVVSLPSFAMVGLRRDRRGSEGAMKAFLVSVLSTAVMLFGVSYLYGVTGSLYLTTIANRLTGLAPDLGRVAFAAGLFVIVGFAFKIAAVPFHGWLPDTYVGAPVEVTTFLAVVSKSAGVAGLLVLVTAGIAPDGSDLRTVIAILAAVTMTVGNVAALRQVEAVRLLAWSSIGQVGFLLAPLAVGDAQAVVGYLAAYVVVTLGAFGAVAVVQRHRRGGLLTDYRGMVRSEPGLAAALIFFLVVLAGLPPGLAGLFTKFAAFQAVIDAHLGWLAIVMAINVMIGLAVYLRWVAELFRLPADDPFSVDIETPAVAMISLFAAVAAVLSVLPSVLFALAT
- a CDS encoding arylamine N-acetyltransferase family protein gives rise to the protein MDTTALLERIGVSGYDGPPRLEGLTRLHEAFVDQVPYESVQYQLTPGGPLEPEDVAKRMIAREAGGYCFQLNGSFALLLRRLGYQVEMHRGGVQTANRPGGVDASHMVLTVSGLIEDPDRVWLVDVGLGDGLRQPMPLEAGEVYQHPFTLGLRTSDLTDGWRLDHDPRANLIGMDFESAPVGLDAFAAQHARLSTEPTSPFVRLASAFRRTPKSVVVLRSVGLSETFADRIDNTLLETPSDYFTALADVFWLPLPHYSQADRDQLWRRVWSQYEDFLARTTST